A single window of Stomatohabitans albus DNA harbors:
- a CDS encoding cytidine deaminase, which translates to MAAEQIDWAALDAAARAAQAHAYAPYSQFRVGAALLSLDGRIITGCNVENAAYPSTMCAEANAVGTATMEGARDIIACAVIGDTTDTVTAPCGNCRQVLNELNPNMAIHMMGKNGHEIFTTLGEGLLPYGFGGSVLPHH; encoded by the coding sequence ATGGCCGCTGAACAGATTGATTGGGCTGCCCTGGACGCTGCAGCGAGAGCAGCACAAGCCCATGCCTACGCACCCTACTCACAGTTTCGTGTAGGAGCGGCGCTCCTAAGCCTAGACGGACGCATCATTACTGGTTGTAACGTTGAAAATGCGGCCTACCCCTCAACGATGTGTGCCGAAGCTAATGCCGTTGGTACGGCAACCATGGAAGGTGCTCGAGACATTATTGCCTGTGCGGTGATCGGTGATACGACCGACACGGTGACGGCACCGTGCGGTAATTGCCGGCAAGTACTCAATGAATTGAACCCCAATATGGCCATACACATGATGGGTAAGAATGGCCATGAAATCTTTACAACTTTGGGTGAAGGGCTGTTGCCGTACGGGTTTGGTGGTAGCGTATTGCCTCATCACTGA
- a CDS encoding hemolysin family protein has protein sequence MDPISLGTGFVAGLLGAAAVGYFRRVAAAKAIAPVDEQIKELVDEADEAEITEETGQMIAHVLALPDTRVREIMLPRPDMRSVTLDMTLDEVTDVILEYGHSRLPVRGDADNRDQIIGLVYSKDVLKHIHLQGAETKWHDLIRQPYVVPESTPVDRLLRELQSREVHMALVVNEFGDLTGLCTIEDVLEEIVGEIVDEHDDELPLYEEVNEHEWLVDARLGIHAMSELLGMDLPDDDWDTVGGLVFNHAGHVPEIGDVIVVDHLDVPDNDSVWGSVELHCEDVEGNRVEQVRVIRLPLVAKTDED, from the coding sequence ATGGACCCCATAAGTCTTGGAACTGGATTTGTTGCGGGACTACTCGGTGCTGCGGCAGTTGGTTATTTCAGGCGGGTGGCGGCGGCAAAGGCCATTGCGCCTGTTGATGAGCAAATTAAAGAGCTCGTGGACGAGGCGGACGAAGCGGAGATCACGGAAGAAACCGGGCAAATGATTGCACATGTCCTTGCCCTTCCCGATACCCGTGTCCGCGAGATTATGTTACCTCGCCCGGATATGCGCTCGGTAACACTTGATATGACCTTAGATGAAGTCACCGATGTGATTCTTGAGTACGGGCACTCACGGTTACCAGTTCGGGGGGATGCTGATAACCGTGACCAGATCATCGGGCTGGTGTACTCCAAAGATGTCCTCAAGCACATTCATTTACAGGGGGCAGAAACGAAGTGGCATGACCTCATTCGCCAGCCCTATGTGGTTCCAGAATCAACCCCTGTGGACCGGCTATTGCGTGAGTTGCAATCTCGTGAGGTGCATATGGCCTTAGTCGTCAATGAGTTTGGGGATCTGACCGGCCTTTGCACAATTGAAGATGTGCTTGAAGAAATTGTTGGTGAGATCGTTGATGAGCACGACGATGAGCTTCCCCTCTATGAGGAAGTGAACGAGCATGAATGGCTTGTTGACGCTCGGTTGGGTATCCACGCGATGTCTGAATTACTTGGCATGGACCTGCCTGACGATGACTGGGACACGGTGGGTGGTTTGGTCTTTAACCATGCCGGACATGTTCCAGAAATTGGTGATGTGATTGTGGTTGACCACCTCGATGTTCCAGACAATGACTCAGTGTGGGGGAGTGTTGAATTGCACTGTGAAGACGTTGAAGGAAACCGAGTTGAACAGGTTCGGGTGATTCGTTTGCCGCTAGTTGCAAAAACCGATGAAGATTAA
- the ybeY gene encoding rRNA maturation RNase YbeY, whose amino-acid sequence MTNPDHPDLSNHIALITAVDSREDDITHHVDDARLCALVGFVLVREGVVPMGVTLTFVDLDSMHALNREHMDTDRPTDVLAFPLDSPDQAAADPAHPHLLGDIVLAPHYIADQASRHSKSLEDEIAMLTVHGALHLLGYDHAEEEERKVMFALTDHLLTEWEAMAWTP is encoded by the coding sequence ATGACGAACCCTGACCATCCAGATCTATCAAACCATATCGCCCTCATTACTGCGGTTGATAGCCGAGAAGATGACATAACTCATCACGTTGATGACGCACGGCTCTGTGCGCTTGTTGGGTTTGTACTTGTCCGTGAAGGTGTTGTACCGATGGGCGTTACGTTGACCTTCGTCGATTTAGATAGTATGCACGCATTGAACCGCGAACATATGGACACCGACCGACCCACCGACGTCTTAGCCTTTCCGCTTGATTCACCAGACCAAGCCGCGGCGGACCCGGCGCATCCGCATCTGCTCGGCGACATTGTGTTGGCACCGCACTACATTGCTGACCAGGCTAGTAGACATAGCAAATCGCTTGAAGATGAGATCGCAATGTTGACGGTTCACGGAGCATTGCACCTTTTGGGATATGACCATGCCGAAGAGGAGGAACGCAAGGTTATGTTTGCGTTAACGGATCATCTGCTTACCGAGTGGGAGGCAATGGCATGGACCCCATAA
- a CDS encoding PhoH family protein encodes MSTTTSTIIAPSDQVLVGLLGPSDRHLGVIERAFTAGIHLRGNQFTITGEEDTVNRVTRVFTELIELLEGGKAVDLHTVEQVITMINDDADADPSEVLGDEAFTFQGRTIRPKTFGQKQYLDAIRQHIITFGIGPAGTGKTYLAMAMAVNALRKKEIKRIILTRPAVEAGESLGFLPGTLTEKIDPYLRPLFDALHDMMEPEFLREAMELGIIEVAPLAYMRGRTLNDAFVVLDEAQNTTPEQMKMFLTRIGERTKVVVTGDDTQVDLPGNKTSALRIIETILGGIEGIAFIHLTGKDVVRHKIVQAIVNAYDRADKQRAKRQHKDSADAPPR; translated from the coding sequence GTGAGTACAACAACTTCAACCATTATCGCCCCCAGTGATCAGGTACTTGTGGGGCTACTTGGCCCATCTGATCGGCATCTGGGTGTCATTGAACGGGCATTCACCGCAGGTATCCATCTACGAGGCAACCAGTTCACCATCACGGGTGAAGAAGATACGGTTAACCGGGTTACGCGGGTGTTTACTGAGCTGATTGAGCTCCTTGAGGGTGGCAAAGCCGTGGATCTGCACACGGTTGAGCAAGTGATCACAATGATCAACGACGACGCCGATGCTGATCCCTCTGAAGTGCTAGGTGACGAGGCCTTTACCTTTCAAGGCCGGACAATCCGACCCAAAACGTTTGGGCAGAAGCAATACCTTGATGCTATTCGTCAGCACATCATCACGTTTGGTATCGGTCCTGCAGGTACCGGCAAAACCTATTTGGCGATGGCGATGGCAGTGAATGCACTGCGCAAAAAAGAGATCAAGCGCATCATTTTGACCCGGCCGGCGGTTGAAGCAGGGGAGAGCTTAGGGTTCTTGCCCGGCACGTTGACAGAGAAGATTGACCCGTACTTGCGCCCACTTTTTGACGCGCTCCACGACATGATGGAGCCAGAGTTTTTACGTGAAGCCATGGAACTGGGCATTATTGAAGTCGCACCGCTGGCCTATATGCGAGGACGAACGTTAAATGATGCGTTTGTTGTTCTCGATGAAGCCCAAAACACCACGCCAGAGCAGATGAAAATGTTCTTAACCCGTATCGGAGAACGCACCAAGGTTGTCGTTACGGGAGATGATACGCAGGTGGATTTACCGGGGAATAAGACGTCAGCCCTCCGCATTATTGAAACCATTCTTGGCGGCATAGAAGGCATTGCCTTTATTCATTTGACTGGGAAGGATGTGGTTCGGCACAAGATTGTGCAGGCCATCGTTAACGCCTATGACCGGGCAGATAAGCAACGCGCAAAACGCCAACATAAGGACAGCGCTGATGCGCCGCCGCGGTGA
- a CDS encoding AMP-dependent synthetase/ligase, giving the protein MRQTETAALSVVGPEETAPETVFRRARETPDATLALRRDANNEWESVSCQTYAQEVCQVASMLIGRGIQLGDRVAIMANTSYVWALMDYGIMAAGGVTVPIYETDSADQINYILNDSGVVAVLCDKEVLRDRIQGVIDSNQTQVRDLWCVEDGSFAHAIAEAEQVPDAVQARMAQRNASDLASIIYTSGTTGRPKGCMISHRSMLFQARATSEVLGPGLEHDEYGPPRILNFLPLAHTIGRLGVLIGMESAVEIAFSPTVQDLVSDLATLRPTLMVAVPRVFEKIYTHGEQLAIAEGKRSHFHRAARAAISVNRSRTKGEQPKLRALFWYWLYGPFVYKSFRDKLGGRLRWCFAGGAPLSTRIGHFFGGVGLNLFEGWGLTETMSCVTGNSPASPNGNVVGTAGVALPGAKLRIADDGEIEVFGDRNFDGYWNNEAMTAEALTEDGWLKSGDIGHIDDDGNLHITGRKKDLIITASGKNVAPAPLEEDLRSHPVISEALVVGDRQRFIAALICLDPDVLPDWLENRGLPALSYAEAADHPLVIESIQRAIDRANEKVSRAESIREFRILHEPFNIHDRTLTPSMKVVRPNAVKYYEKEMRSIYGAEYDRHQDDH; this is encoded by the coding sequence ATGCGACAGACAGAAACAGCCGCACTATCGGTCGTTGGCCCCGAAGAAACGGCACCTGAAACAGTCTTTCGGCGTGCCCGAGAAACACCAGATGCAACGCTTGCCCTGCGACGTGATGCGAATAATGAGTGGGAGAGCGTGAGTTGCCAGACCTATGCTCAAGAGGTCTGCCAAGTAGCATCAATGCTTATTGGTCGGGGTATCCAGCTGGGAGACCGTGTCGCCATTATGGCAAATACCAGTTACGTCTGGGCATTGATGGATTATGGCATCATGGCCGCTGGTGGGGTCACGGTCCCGATCTACGAGACAGATTCAGCAGATCAGATTAATTACATCTTGAATGATTCAGGTGTGGTGGCAGTCCTTTGTGATAAAGAAGTACTGCGCGACCGGATCCAAGGAGTAATAGATTCAAACCAAACACAAGTCCGCGATCTTTGGTGTGTTGAGGATGGGTCCTTCGCTCACGCCATTGCTGAGGCAGAACAAGTACCAGACGCCGTTCAAGCCCGTATGGCTCAGCGCAATGCAAGCGATTTAGCCAGCATTATTTACACATCAGGGACAACTGGCCGACCCAAGGGGTGCATGATCAGCCATCGTTCAATGCTCTTTCAGGCACGTGCAACCTCAGAGGTGCTTGGGCCAGGCCTTGAGCATGATGAATATGGCCCCCCTCGTATCTTGAACTTCCTCCCCCTGGCCCACACCATTGGGCGTCTAGGCGTGCTCATCGGGATGGAATCTGCCGTAGAAATTGCATTCTCTCCCACAGTTCAAGACTTGGTTTCTGACTTAGCTACGTTGCGCCCAACGTTGATGGTTGCCGTGCCACGCGTATTCGAAAAGATCTATACCCACGGTGAACAACTCGCGATAGCCGAGGGGAAACGGTCTCACTTTCATCGAGCGGCCCGCGCAGCTATCAGTGTGAACCGATCACGAACAAAGGGTGAACAACCTAAACTCCGTGCGCTCTTTTGGTATTGGCTCTATGGACCATTTGTGTACAAGAGCTTCAGAGACAAACTTGGTGGCCGTTTGCGGTGGTGCTTTGCGGGAGGTGCCCCGTTAAGTACCCGAATCGGGCACTTCTTTGGTGGCGTTGGACTCAACCTTTTTGAGGGCTGGGGGCTGACTGAAACGATGTCTTGTGTCACGGGCAACTCCCCTGCCTCACCCAATGGCAATGTTGTTGGCACCGCTGGTGTTGCACTCCCTGGTGCCAAATTACGCATTGCTGATGATGGAGAAATTGAAGTCTTTGGCGACCGCAATTTCGATGGTTACTGGAATAACGAGGCGATGACAGCTGAAGCACTGACCGAAGATGGTTGGCTAAAGAGTGGTGATATCGGCCATATTGACGATGACGGTAACTTACATATCACCGGCCGGAAAAAAGACCTCATTATCACTGCATCAGGTAAAAATGTTGCACCTGCACCGTTAGAGGAAGATTTGCGTTCCCACCCGGTTATTTCTGAAGCCCTTGTCGTGGGGGATCGACAGCGTTTCATTGCCGCACTTATTTGTTTGGATCCGGATGTCCTGCCGGATTGGTTGGAGAATCGGGGCCTGCCGGCGCTGAGTTATGCAGAAGCCGCCGATCACCCCTTGGTCATTGAATCAATCCAGCGCGCCATTGACCGTGCCAATGAAAAGGTGAGTCGTGCTGAGTCGATTCGTGAGTTCCGTATCTTGCACGAACCATTCAATATCCATGACCGGACACTCACACCATCAATGAAGGTTGTTCGCCCGAATGCAGTTAAGTACTACGAGAAAGAGATGCGATCCATCTACGGTGCCGAATATGACCGGCACCAAGACGATCACTAA
- a CDS encoding metal-sensitive transcriptional regulator has protein sequence MEAQDRTALLNRMKRIQGQVRAITTMIEDGEYCIDVLTQITAAKRALEKVSLVLVDDHLRGCVRHAATSGDQEEIDQKIEEINTLLGRMLKT, from the coding sequence GTGGAGGCTCAAGATCGGACTGCCCTCTTGAACCGGATGAAACGTATCCAAGGCCAAGTGCGGGCAATCACAACGATGATTGAGGACGGTGAGTACTGCATTGACGTGCTCACCCAAATTACGGCCGCCAAACGTGCATTGGAAAAGGTCAGTTTGGTCCTGGTGGATGATCATCTCCGTGGCTGCGTACGCCATGCGGCGACCAGCGGTGACCAGGAGGAAATAGACCAAAAAATTGAAGAAATCAACACGTTATTAGGGCGTATGCTCAAAACCTAA
- a CDS encoding heavy metal translocating P-type ATPase encodes MTAPTSGLKTTEYRVVGMTCGSCAARIQKTLNKAEEVDEAVVNYATGRAQVTLGEDADDGVLVQKIDKLGYQLISLEDDSDEPIEDEDAKAARYWKYRAIIGLILTIPFIIHMVAMVFGYHLPDWWKMGLEPALATVILFGVGWPFIAQAIARAKAGSVNMFTLIAMGSSAAWLFSAYQQLTGNPQVYWEAAAFIVAFLSIGQWMEHRAKSHAGKALRALLNLGVKEARVLLPDGQEDMVPVRALGIGDVLRVLPGEQIPADGTITEGTASVDESMLTGESVPVRKQVGDQVAGATLNTDGALTIAVTALGHDSVLGKITEAVSRAQNEKAAAQQLADKISAVFVPVVIGIAVLTLIVHLIIGHPVATAVTAAVSVLIIACPCALGLATPMALMVSGGRASELGILVKGVQAMEQISALDVVVFDKTGTLTTGEMRVVGVDLIDDYDEAELLGLVGALEAQSEHPIAKAIVRYADDQGADRDHTVSDFVVLPGRGAQGEINDQLIQVGTAALVGDIPPQLATQIDQRRSDGATVSAIAVDAVVVGAIAIADQPREESSSVVADMHARGLEVVMLSGDNTVTANAIGKRLGIDRVIAEVLPEDKAGVISELKAAGKTVAMVGDGINDAPALSTADLGIAMGSGTQVAMEAADMTLMTADLHKVGQAMDIAQRTELIIRQNLGWAFGYNVLTIPIAALGWLRPEFAAAAMAFSSISVVSNSLRLRRVGRD; translated from the coding sequence ATGACCGCGCCTACTTCCGGCCTGAAAACCACTGAGTATCGAGTGGTGGGTATGACGTGCGGGTCCTGTGCTGCCCGTATCCAAAAAACGCTTAATAAGGCTGAGGAGGTAGATGAAGCGGTAGTCAATTACGCCACCGGGCGCGCCCAAGTAACCCTTGGGGAGGATGCGGACGATGGTGTGCTTGTTCAAAAAATAGACAAACTCGGCTATCAGCTGATCAGCTTGGAAGACGACAGTGACGAGCCGATCGAAGATGAGGATGCCAAAGCAGCCCGGTACTGGAAATATCGTGCCATTATCGGCCTTATTCTGACGATTCCGTTCATCATTCATATGGTGGCGATGGTATTTGGCTATCACTTGCCTGATTGGTGGAAGATGGGACTAGAACCCGCACTCGCCACCGTTATCCTCTTTGGGGTTGGTTGGCCTTTTATCGCCCAAGCGATTGCCCGTGCGAAGGCTGGCAGTGTCAACATGTTTACCCTGATCGCAATGGGTTCCAGTGCCGCTTGGCTCTTTAGTGCCTACCAACAGCTCACGGGCAACCCACAGGTCTATTGGGAAGCGGCAGCATTCATTGTGGCCTTTCTCAGCATTGGGCAGTGGATGGAACACCGAGCCAAAAGCCACGCTGGAAAGGCGTTGCGGGCGCTCTTAAACCTTGGAGTAAAAGAGGCTCGTGTCCTCCTGCCTGATGGGCAAGAAGATATGGTGCCGGTACGGGCCCTTGGTATCGGTGATGTTCTCCGTGTACTGCCCGGTGAGCAAATTCCGGCTGATGGAACGATCACAGAAGGAACCGCAAGCGTCGATGAGTCCATGCTGACGGGTGAGAGTGTGCCGGTCCGTAAACAGGTGGGTGACCAAGTTGCGGGGGCCACCTTGAACACTGATGGGGCATTAACAATCGCAGTGACTGCCCTTGGACATGATTCGGTATTAGGCAAGATCACCGAGGCCGTGTCACGTGCACAGAACGAAAAAGCTGCGGCTCAGCAGCTTGCCGATAAGATTTCAGCCGTTTTTGTGCCAGTTGTTATTGGTATTGCGGTACTCACACTGATTGTTCACCTGATTATCGGGCACCCTGTTGCCACTGCGGTTACGGCAGCGGTCAGTGTGTTGATTATTGCATGCCCGTGTGCGTTGGGCCTTGCCACCCCGATGGCGTTAATGGTCAGCGGTGGGCGCGCAAGTGAACTTGGCATCCTGGTCAAAGGGGTGCAAGCCATGGAACAAATCAGTGCCCTTGATGTTGTTGTCTTTGATAAGACGGGCACCTTAACGACCGGTGAAATGCGTGTTGTTGGTGTTGACCTCATAGATGATTACGATGAGGCGGAACTACTCGGTCTTGTCGGTGCACTAGAAGCCCAATCAGAGCACCCAATCGCCAAAGCGATTGTGCGCTATGCCGATGACCAAGGCGCGGACCGTGATCATACTGTCTCGGATTTTGTGGTCCTCCCCGGCCGTGGTGCACAAGGCGAGATTAATGACCAGCTCATTCAAGTTGGTACCGCAGCACTGGTAGGTGATATCCCACCACAATTGGCTACCCAGATTGACCAGCGCCGGAGTGACGGGGCAACCGTATCAGCCATCGCGGTAGATGCGGTTGTAGTCGGCGCCATCGCCATTGCTGATCAGCCTCGTGAAGAGAGCAGCTCGGTGGTTGCCGACATGCACGCGCGTGGCCTAGAAGTTGTTATGTTAAGCGGTGACAATACGGTGACGGCTAACGCCATTGGCAAGCGCCTAGGTATTGACCGTGTGATTGCTGAAGTGCTGCCTGAGGATAAGGCTGGCGTGATTTCGGAGCTTAAAGCAGCGGGGAAAACCGTGGCGATGGTCGGTGATGGTATTAATGACGCACCGGCCTTAAGTACGGCAGACCTTGGTATAGCAATGGGTTCGGGTACGCAGGTTGCAATGGAAGCGGCAGACATGACCCTTATGACTGCTGATTTACATAAGGTTGGTCAGGCGATGGATATTGCCCAGCGCACGGAACTCATTATCAGACAAAATCTTGGGTGGGCGTTTGGCTATAACGTCTTGACGATTCCCATTGCCGCACTTGGTTGGCTGCGGCCAGAGTTTGCGGCGGCTGCAATGGCGTTTAGTTCGATCAGCGTTGTATCAAATAGCTTGCGACTTCGGCGGGTTGGCCGTGACTGA
- a CDS encoding heavy-metal-associated domain-containing protein translates to MNITLTSSDISCGHCKATIEGDLREREGISNVLVTPEDKSIALTFDEGVISEDNIREIIEELGYDLS, encoded by the coding sequence ATGAATATCACACTTACTTCATCAGACATTAGCTGTGGCCACTGCAAAGCCACGATCGAAGGGGATCTCCGCGAACGCGAAGGCATCTCCAATGTGCTTGTAACTCCAGAGGACAAGTCCATTGCCCTTACCTTTGACGAGGGTGTTATCAGCGAAGACAACATCCGTGAGATCATCGAAGAATTGGGGTATGACCTCTCATGA
- a CDS encoding lactate utilization protein C produces MSSKDVILGRIRTALKDVTDSNVETDAPINWTYGQPDDFITDVIGTFVENVEDYKATVLRTSQGELAATIANALKDRDAKSVVIPSGIPDEWTDTIRSAGLEVHFDEPLLTNYELDKIDAVVTGSFVSVADTGTVILNHDPDQGRRALSLVPDLHICVVRADQVVSGVPEAITMLQEPIRRGQPATWISGGSATSDIELNRVEGVHGPRTLVVVLVE; encoded by the coding sequence ATGAGCAGTAAGGACGTCATCCTGGGTCGTATTCGGACTGCATTAAAAGATGTTACCGACTCAAATGTGGAAACGGATGCCCCAATTAATTGGACCTACGGTCAGCCAGATGACTTCATCACGGATGTGATTGGTACCTTCGTCGAGAATGTTGAGGATTACAAGGCAACGGTGCTACGGACCTCGCAGGGTGAGCTCGCTGCCACAATTGCGAACGCCCTCAAAGATCGTGACGCTAAGAGTGTCGTCATCCCATCGGGTATTCCCGACGAATGGACTGACACCATTCGGAGCGCAGGACTTGAGGTTCATTTTGACGAACCGTTATTGACGAACTACGAACTAGACAAGATCGACGCAGTGGTAACGGGCTCATTTGTGAGCGTTGCTGATACTGGCACCGTCATTTTGAACCATGATCCTGACCAGGGTCGTCGCGCATTGTCCTTAGTTCCTGACCTCCACATTTGTGTCGTTCGAGCCGATCAGGTCGTGTCTGGGGTACCAGAAGCCATCACGATGCTGCAAGAACCCATTCGCCGTGGGCAACCAGCCACATGGATTAGTGGTGGTTCAGCAACTAGTGATATTGAGTTGAACCGTGTGGAAGGTGTGCACGGTCCACGCACCCTTGTGGTGGTATTGGTCGAATAG
- a CDS encoding LutB/LldF family L-lactate oxidation iron-sulfur protein, which translates to MSTIEQKKRLTPAPPSLPLVDQPTFPKQAKVELNKPTQRANLRFATTTIRKKRQARVNERPDWQAMRVAGGNVKDRVLRHMDTYLEQLEVNLTKNGAQVHWAKDAEEANRIIVDIVKSKGVQEVVKVKSMATQETDLNEALEEAGIAAWETDLAELIVQMGHDRPSHILVPAIHRNRAEVREIFLREMKLWGRPAPEDVEADPAQLAGSARLHLREKFLRAKVSISGANFAIAETGTLCVVESEGNGRMCLTLPDTLISLVGIEKMLPTFQDLELFTQLLPRSSTAEKMNPYTSMWTGVTPGDGPQEVHVVLMDNGRTSVLSDTYQRQALRCIRCSACMNVCPVYERVGGHAYGSVYPGPIGSVLTPQLRGVGTNPVADSLPFASSLCGACTEVCPVSIDLADMLVDMRHKVTEAHRGGIPSFWDVAMGAGGRLMGSPMAWEASILAASSGKKMLPMVHGIGPTPMTGPLYGWTRARDMPMPAKESFRQWWKKNRKGE; encoded by the coding sequence ATGAGTACGATTGAACAAAAGAAGCGGCTCACCCCAGCGCCACCAAGCTTGCCGCTTGTTGATCAGCCCACATTCCCAAAGCAAGCCAAGGTTGAGCTTAACAAACCAACCCAACGTGCTAACTTGCGCTTTGCGACAACGACCATCCGTAAAAAGCGCCAAGCCCGCGTTAATGAACGCCCGGACTGGCAGGCTATGCGTGTGGCTGGTGGCAATGTTAAAGACCGAGTCTTGCGCCACATGGACACCTATTTGGAGCAGCTCGAAGTAAACCTCACCAAGAATGGGGCACAGGTTCACTGGGCGAAAGACGCCGAAGAAGCGAACCGCATCATCGTTGACATTGTTAAATCCAAGGGTGTCCAAGAAGTTGTCAAGGTGAAGTCCATGGCAACGCAGGAAACCGACCTCAACGAGGCGTTAGAAGAGGCTGGAATTGCCGCTTGGGAAACAGACCTTGCCGAATTGATCGTGCAGATGGGCCATGACCGCCCCTCACACATCTTGGTGCCGGCCATTCACCGTAACCGTGCAGAAGTTCGTGAGATTTTCTTGCGCGAAATGAAACTCTGGGGCCGTCCAGCTCCAGAGGATGTTGAAGCCGACCCAGCTCAGCTTGCGGGTTCTGCTCGCTTACACCTGCGTGAAAAGTTCCTGCGTGCAAAGGTCTCTATTAGTGGTGCAAACTTTGCCATTGCTGAAACCGGAACCCTCTGTGTAGTGGAAAGTGAAGGCAATGGTCGTATGTGCCTGACCCTTCCCGACACCCTCATTTCCTTAGTTGGCATCGAAAAGATGCTGCCAACCTTCCAGGACCTTGAGTTATTCACCCAGTTATTACCCCGCTCGTCCACTGCGGAGAAGATGAACCCCTACACCTCTATGTGGACAGGCGTGACGCCAGGTGATGGTCCACAAGAAGTGCACGTTGTGTTAATGGACAACGGGCGTACATCCGTTTTGTCTGACACCTATCAGCGTCAAGCGCTGCGGTGCATCCGTTGTTCTGCCTGCATGAACGTGTGTCCGGTCTATGAACGGGTTGGCGGCCATGCCTACGGTTCGGTCTATCCCGGTCCAATCGGGTCTGTGCTTACTCCCCAACTTCGTGGGGTTGGAACGAACCCCGTAGCGGACTCCCTTCCCTTTGCCTCCAGCCTGTGTGGTGCCTGTACAGAGGTTTGCCCAGTCTCCATTGACTTGGCGGACATGCTCGTAGATATGCGCCACAAGGTTACTGAAGCCCACCGTGGTGGAATCCCCAGTTTCTGGGATGTTGCCATGGGTGCTGGTGGCCGCCTGATGGGTAGCCCAATGGCATGGGAAGCATCAATTCTTGCCGCAAGCTCAGGTAAAAAGATGCTCCCAATGGTGCACGGTATTGGGCCGACACCGATGACGGGCCCGCTCTATGGCTGGACGCGCGCACGTGATATGCCAATGCCGGCCAAGGAATCCTTCCGCCAGTGGTGGAAGAAGAACCGGAAAGGGGAATAA
- a CDS encoding (Fe-S)-binding protein: MSATEIATTSERLPGAGLTVALFATCINDIMFPETPKATVKLLERLGCKVEFPRGQTCCGQPFTNTGYFPEALHSVRAYAKAFENYDYIIGPSGSCVGAVREQHPMLAAKGNDMGLLETASRVAAHTYELSEFIVDVLGTTDVGAYFPHKVTLHTTCHSMRVTRVGDRPQQLLRNVKGCTFIELNDSDRCCGFGGTFSVKNPDVSVSMGADKVGNIVASGAEYVVAGDNSCLMHVGGLLSRENILVKPIHLAEVLASTEEETAR, translated from the coding sequence ATGAGTGCTACTGAGATCGCTACAACCTCAGAGCGACTCCCAGGAGCAGGATTGACGGTCGCGTTGTTCGCAACGTGTATCAATGACATCATGTTCCCGGAAACGCCTAAAGCAACGGTGAAGTTGCTTGAACGTCTTGGCTGCAAAGTTGAGTTCCCGCGTGGACAGACCTGCTGTGGTCAGCCGTTCACCAACACGGGGTACTTCCCTGAGGCCTTGCATAGTGTTCGTGCGTACGCCAAAGCATTTGAAAACTATGACTACATCATCGGCCCGTCTGGTTCCTGTGTGGGGGCTGTGCGCGAGCAGCATCCCATGCTGGCGGCCAAGGGTAACGACATGGGATTATTAGAAACGGCATCACGGGTTGCCGCACACACCTATGAACTCTCTGAGTTCATTGTGGATGTACTGGGTACAACCGACGTGGGCGCCTATTTCCCGCACAAGGTGACCTTACACACCACGTGCCACTCCATGCGTGTCACTAGGGTAGGGGACCGCCCCCAACAGCTGTTACGCAATGTGAAGGGCTGCACCTTTATTGAACTGAACGACTCTGACCGTTGCTGTGGCTTCGGCGGTACCTTCAGCGTGAAGAACCCTGATGTCAGTGTGTCAATGGGTGCAGACAAGGTAGGCAATATCGTTGCATCTGGTGCCGAATATGTGGTGGCCGGTGACAACTCCTGCCTTATGCATGTTGGCGGGCTGTTAAGTCGTGAGAACATCCTCGTCAAGCCCATCCACCTGGCCGAAGTCTTGGCGTCAACCGAAGAGGAGACCGCACGATGA